The stretch of DNA GGGGATGCCCGCCACCACGCCCAAGGGATAGTGGAAGAGGTTCTGGTCCACGCCCCCCGTTACCTCCCTGAGAGTCCTCCCCTGGAGGAGGGTGGGGGCGGAGAGGGCGAGGTCCACCACCTCAATGCCCCGGCGGACCTCTCCCCGGGCCTCCTCCAGGGTCTTGCCGTGGTGGAGGGTCACGAGGCGGGCGAGGTCCTCAAAGTGCCGCTCCAGGAGCTCCTTGAAGCGGAACATGAGCCGCACCCGCTCCAGGAGGGGTGTCCGGCTCCAGGCAACAAAGGCTGCCTCCGCCGCCCGGACCGCCTGGTCCACCTCCTCTGGGCCCGAGAGGGGTACCTCCTCCAGCACCTCCCCCGTGGCCGGGTTGTAGACGGGAAGGCCGGGACGGTGTACCTCCCGCCATGCGCCCCCGATGAGGTTCTTGAGCATGCTTGCCCCCTTTGCCCTCCATCATCCCCCCTTGGCGGGCGGCTTGGCAAGGGCTTGGGCCGGGGGTAGGATGGGGGCAAAGCCTATGGACTACCGGCGCCTTTTGGACCTGACGGGCCAGGTGGCCCTGGTGGTGGGGGCGGCCTCGGGGATCGGGCGGGCCTCGGCGGAGGCCTTAGCGGCCTTCGGGGCTAAGGTGGCCCTAGCCGACCGGGATGCGGCGGGGCTCCTTGAGGTCTTGGAGGGCCTTAGGCGGGCGGGCCTCGAGGCCGACGCCCTCCCCGTGGACATCGCCGAGAGGGAGGCGGCGGACCGCCTCGTGGCCTGGACCCTGGAGCGCTTTGGCCGCTTGGACACCCTGGTTACCACCCCGGCCATCAACGTGCGCAAGCCCCTTTTGGCCTACACGGACGAGGAGGTGGACCGGGTGGTGGACCTGAACCTCAAGGCTACGCTTCGCCTCCTCCGGGCCGGGGGGCGGGTGATGGCGGAGCAGGGCTTGGGAAGCCTCATCGCCTTCGCCTCCATCCGCGCCCTGGTGGTGGAGCCCGGGCAAGGGGTCTACGCCGCCACCAAGGCGGGGATTTTGCAACTCGTCCGGGCCTTGGCGGCGGAGCTTGGGCCTAAGGGGGTGCGGGCCAACGCCATCGCCCCGGGGCCCATCGAAACCCCCCTCACCGCCCCCATCAAGGCGAGCCCGGAGTGGTACCGGGCCTACGCCGAGAAGACCGCCCTGGGCCGTTGGGGCAGGCCCGAGGAGGTGGCCATGGCCGTGGTCTACCTGGCCTCCCCCGCCGCCAGCTACGTCACCGGGACCCTCTTCCTGGTGGATGGGGGCTGGACGGCGGTGGATGGGCGCTACGAGCCACCCCTTTAGGCGGCTTGGGCGGGTTTGCCCCCGGGGGCGCTAGGCCACCCGCCTGCCTCCCAGGTAGACCGCCTGCACCCGCAGGCCCTCGTCCAGCACCACCAGGTCGGCCCGCTTCCCGGGGGCGATCTCCCCCCGGTCGGGGAGGCCCAGGTAGCGGGCGGGGTAGAGGGAGAGCCGCCTCGCTGCCTCCTCCAAGGGGAGGCCCCAGGCCACCAGGTTCCTCAGGGCCTGGTCCAGGGTGAGGGTGCTCCCCGCCAGGCTCTCCCCGAGCCAGACCCCATCCCCCCGCTTCTCCACGGTGTGGGCCCCCAAAGGATAAGGCCCATCGGGCATCCCCGCCGCCGCCACGGCGTCCGTGACGAAGTAGAGGCCGGGGATGGCCTTCAGGGCGAGGCCAAGGGCAGCGGGGTGCACGTGGAGGCCATCGGGGATGAGTTCGGCCCAGGCTCCCCGCTCCAGGGCGAGGCCCACCACCCCGGGGGAGCGGTGGTGGAGGCCCGTCATGGCGTTGAAGAGGTGGGTGAAGCCCGTGGCGCCCGCCTTCAGGGCCTCCAGGGCTTCCTCGTAGCCCGCGTCCGTGTGGCCGAGCTGGACCCGCACGCCCCGTTTCACGAGGAAGCGCACCAGGTCGAGGGCCCCGGGGAGTTCGGGGGCCAGGGTGACGGCCCGCACGGGGGCCAGGGAGAGGAGGCGGGCGGCCACCTCCAGGTCGGGGAGGAGAGGGTAGGGGGGCTGGGCCCCAAGGCGCTTGGGGCTCAAGAAGGGGCCCTCGAGGTGAGCCCCCAGGAGGGCCTCCCCCAAGGGGCCTTCCCCCGCCTCCCCGAGGCCCCTAAGGGCGCGCTCCAGGTCGGGCAGGGGGGCGGTGACCGTGGTGACCAGGAGGCCCGTGGTGCCGTGCTCCAGGTGGAAGCGAAGCGTGCCCTCCACGCCCTCCCGTCCGGCCATTACCTCAAAGCCCCCGCCCCCGTGGACGTGGAGGTCCAGCAAGCCGGGGAGGACATAGGGGCCCTCCACGGGGGCCTCTTCCAGGGCCTCAATGCGCTCGCCGAAGTGGAGGCGGCCTCTTCGTAGACCTTGGCTGGAGAGAATGCGTCCTTCGATCTTCATCGCATTTGGGTGTGGAACGGGAAATCTTGGCTAGGTGCCCATTTATCTCCGCATATGAAAACCATAGTAAGCCCTCAAGCATTTCCTGCACCGTGAGGCCGAGGTTGTGAGCCAGGACGAAGGAGCACACCTCCATGATGAAGCCCTCCTGGGTTATGGC from Thermus brockianus encodes:
- a CDS encoding SDR family NAD(P)-dependent oxidoreductase produces the protein MDYRRLLDLTGQVALVVGAASGIGRASAEALAAFGAKVALADRDAAGLLEVLEGLRRAGLEADALPVDIAEREAADRLVAWTLERFGRLDTLVTTPAINVRKPLLAYTDEEVDRVVDLNLKATLRLLRAGGRVMAEQGLGSLIAFASIRALVVEPGQGVYAATKAGILQLVRALAAELGPKGVRANAIAPGPIETPLTAPIKASPEWYRAYAEKTALGRWGRPEEVAMAVVYLASPAASYVTGTLFLVDGGWTAVDGRYEPPL
- the nagA gene encoding N-acetylglucosamine-6-phosphate deacetylase; protein product: MKIEGRILSSQGLRRGRLHFGERIEALEEAPVEGPYVLPGLLDLHVHGGGGFEVMAGREGVEGTLRFHLEHGTTGLLVTTVTAPLPDLERALRGLGEAGEGPLGEALLGAHLEGPFLSPKRLGAQPPYPLLPDLEVAARLLSLAPVRAVTLAPELPGALDLVRFLVKRGVRVQLGHTDAGYEEALEALKAGATGFTHLFNAMTGLHHRSPGVVGLALERGAWAELIPDGLHVHPAALGLALKAIPGLYFVTDAVAAAGMPDGPYPLGAHTVEKRGDGVWLGESLAGSTLTLDQALRNLVAWGLPLEEAARRLSLYPARYLGLPDRGEIAPGKRADLVVLDEGLRVQAVYLGGRRVA